The following proteins are co-located in the Apis mellifera strain DH4 linkage group LG11, Amel_HAv3.1, whole genome shotgun sequence genome:
- the CPR1 gene encoding cuticular protein 1 precursor, with protein sequence MAFKFIALAALVASANAGFISTEPLAYAPSVPLAPLAAAPVAKAVVATPVAKAVVAKAVDADFDPHPQYSYAYDVHDSLTGDAKSQQETRDGDLVQGSYSLIEADGTRRTVDYTADPVNGFNAVVRKEAAATAPVAYAAPVTKIAAAPVAYAAPVAKIAAAPVAYAAPVAKIAAAPVAYAAPVAKVAAGPLAYAAPVAKLAAAPVAYTAPAPTLIH encoded by the exons ATGGCCTTCAAG TTCATTGCTCTCGCTGCTCTCGTAGCATCTGCTAATGCCGGATTCATCTCGACGGAACCTTTGGCATATGCTCCCAGTGTGCCCTTAGCTCCGTTAGCAGCTGCCCCAGTAGCCAAGGCAGTGGTTGCAACTCCTGTAGCTAAGGCTGTAGTAGCTAAAGCAGTGGATGCTGATTTTGATCCTCATCCTCAATACAGTTACGCTTATGATGTACATGACAGTTTGACTGGTGATGCCAAAAGCCAGCAGGAAACTCGTGATGGAGATCTTGTCCAGGGCAGTTACTCTCTCATTGAAGCCGACGGAACCAGACGCACTGTAGATTACACCGCTGATCCTGTCAACGGATTCAACGCAGTTGTACGCAAAGAAGCAGCTGCTACTGCTCCAGTTGCCTATGCTGCTCCAGTAACAAAGATCGCCGCAGCTCCAGTTGCCTATGCTGCTCCAGTAGCAAAAATCGCCGCAGCTCCAGTTGCCTATGCCGCTCCCGTTGCTAAAATCGCCGCTGCTCCAGTTGCTTATGCTGCCCCAGTCGCCAAAGTTGCCGCTGGTCCACTCGCCTATGCCGCCCCCGTTGCCAAACTTGCCGCTGCCCCCGTCGCCTATACCGCTCCAGCCCCAACTTTAATCCACTGA
- the CPR2 gene encoding cuticular protein 2 precursor, translating to MAFKFIVFAVFVAIANAGFIPQPLTYAPGVPLAYSAPLAAAPVAKAVVAAPVAKAVVAKAVDADYDPHPQYSYAYDVHDSLTGDAKSQQETRDGDVVQGSYSLIDADGTKRTVDYTADPVNGFNAVVRKEAAAVAVKAVAAAPVAATPVAAAPVAVKTIAAAPVAHALPLSYAASAPVISAPIAKLSSVAHTPVAYATPVAKVAAPALAVAHAAPVAYSTHPAPLAYATHTAPLAYAAHAAPIAKLAAAPALSALSYAAPAHYL from the exons ATGGCCTTCAAG TTCATCGTCTTTGCTGTCTTTGTAGCCATTGCCAACGCTGGATTCATCCCTCAACCTTTGACTTATGCTCCTGGTGTACCCTTAGCTTACTCTGCTCCGCTAGCTGCTGCCCCAGTGGCTAAAGCAGTAGTCGCCGCCCCCGTGGCTAAGGCGGTAGTAGCCAAAGCAGTCGACGCCGACTATGATCCTCATCCTCAATACAGCTATGCCTATGACGTGCACGACAGTCTGACCGGTGACGCGAAAAGCCAACAGGAAACTCGCGATGGTGATGTCGTCCAGGGCAGTTATTCCCTTATCGATGCTGATGGAACCAAACGCACCGTCGACTACACCGCTGATCCAGTTAACGGATTCAACGCAGTCGTTCGCAAAGAAGCAGCTGCTGTTGCCGTGAAAGCCGTTGCCGCAGCTCCAGTCGCCGCAACCCCGGTCGCCGCAGCACCGGTTGCCGTGAAAACCATTGCTGCGGCTCCCGTCGCCCATGCTCTTCCTCTCAGCTACGCAGCATCCGCTCCAGTGATCAGTGCGCCGATTGCCAAACTCTCCTCCGTAGCCCATACTCCTGTCGCATACGCCACCCCAGTTGCTAAGGTTGCTGCCCCAGCACTCGCTGTTGCGCACGCTGCCCCAGTCGCCTATTCCACGCACCCCGCCCCTCTCGCATACGCCACACACACAGCCCCTCTCGCATACGCTGCACACGCAGCTCCTATTGCCAAGTTGGCCGCCGCCCCAGCTCTATCCGCCCTCAGCTACGCCGCACCTGCCCACTACCTCTAA